A DNA window from Mycolicibacter hiberniae contains the following coding sequences:
- a CDS encoding rhomboid family intramembrane serine protease has translation MNARDKTAPAPRPADKPVWRTGGATILAFVGLLYLVETVDQAGGHQLDRNGIRPLETDGLWGVLFAPLLHANWAHLLANTGPALVLGFLLTLTGLSRFVLATAIVWIVGGLGTWLIGNVGSSCGPTDHIGASGLIFGWLAFLLVFGWFTRRIWQILVGLVVLFLYGGILWGAVPVLNICGGVSWQGHLCGALAGVLAAYWLARPERKARERRRGAAA, from the coding sequence GTGAACGCCCGCGATAAGACGGCACCCGCGCCCCGGCCGGCCGACAAGCCCGTCTGGCGCACCGGCGGGGCCACCATCCTCGCGTTCGTCGGCCTGCTCTACCTTGTCGAAACCGTCGATCAGGCGGGCGGTCACCAGCTGGACCGCAACGGCATCCGTCCGTTGGAGACCGACGGCCTGTGGGGGGTGCTGTTCGCCCCGCTGCTGCACGCGAACTGGGCGCACCTGCTGGCCAACACCGGTCCGGCGCTGGTACTGGGTTTCCTGCTGACGCTGACCGGGCTGTCCCGGTTTGTGCTGGCCACCGCGATCGTGTGGATCGTCGGCGGTCTGGGCACCTGGCTGATCGGCAACGTCGGATCCTCCTGCGGGCCCACCGACCACATCGGCGCCTCCGGGCTGATCTTCGGCTGGCTGGCCTTCCTGCTGGTGTTCGGCTGGTTCACCCGCCGGATCTGGCAGATCCTGGTCGGGCTGGTGGTGCTGTTCCTCTACGGCGGAATTCTCTGGGGAGCGGTGCCGGTGCTCAACATCTGCGGTGGGGTGTCCTGGCAGGGCCACCTGTGTGGGGCGCTCGCCGGCGTGCTGGCCGCCTACTGGCTGGCGCGCCCGGAACGCAAAGCCCGCGAACGGCGCCGGGGGGCTGCGGCGTGA
- the glgP gene encoding alpha-glucan family phosphorylase gives MKALRRFTVRAHLPERLLALEQLSMNLRWSWEQPTQELFAAIDPELWDGCGRDPVALLGAVSPGRLEALAGDHGFTSRLDALSADLTAYLTKPRWYQHRQDDGAALPTAIAYFSMEFGVAEALPNYSGGLGILAGDHLKSASDLGVPLIAVGLYYRSGYFRQALTADGWQRETYPALDPQGLPLRLLVEADGTPVLIEVALPGAGRLRARVWVAQVGRVPLLLLDSDIGENPHQLRGITDRLYGGDQEHRIRQEILAGVGGVRAIREFTRLQGMPAPEVFHMNEGHAGFLGVERIRELIAEQGLDFDTALTVVRSATVFTTHTPVPAGIDRFPTEMVRRYFDDGGQALVPGVPTERVMELGVEHDPAMFNMAHMGLRLAQRANGVSRLHGRVSRAMFNDLWPGFDADEVPIGSITNGVHAPSWAAPPWLQLSRDVGAADSTASPAAWQRIAQVDPVALWAIRSQLRALLVDEVRLRLLQSGLQRGSSEAELGWIATAFDPDVLTIGFARRVPTYKRLTLMLRDPERLERLLLDEQRPVQLIVAGKSHPADEGGKALIQQVVRFADRPEVRHRIAFLPDYDMSMARRLYSGCDVWLNNPLRPLEACGTSGMKSALNGGLNLSIRDGWWDEWFDGENGWAIPTADGVADENRRDDLEAAALYDLLATSVVPKFYDRDERGVPPRWIEMVHHTLQTLGPKVLATRMVQDYVERCYAPAALSVRRTREPIDGVSYGAARQLADYRRRAEAAWPHIEITDVDSTGLPDAPWLGSELTLTASVRLAGLRPDEVVVQAVLGRVDSGDTLLDPVKVAMSHSHTGADGTEVFSTTSRLPVAGSVGYTVRVLPSHPLLSGDAELGLVTLA, from the coding sequence GTGAAGGCCCTCCGCCGGTTCACCGTTCGCGCCCACCTGCCCGAGAGGCTGCTGGCGCTTGAGCAGCTGTCGATGAACCTGCGCTGGTCCTGGGAGCAACCCACCCAGGAGTTGTTCGCCGCCATCGATCCCGAACTGTGGGACGGCTGCGGGCGTGACCCGGTGGCACTGCTGGGCGCGGTGAGCCCGGGGCGCCTGGAGGCGCTGGCCGGCGATCACGGATTCACCTCCCGGCTCGACGCGCTGTCTGCCGACCTCACCGCGTACCTGACGAAGCCCCGGTGGTATCAGCACCGCCAGGACGACGGCGCCGCGCTGCCGACGGCGATCGCCTACTTCTCCATGGAGTTCGGCGTCGCCGAGGCGCTGCCGAACTACTCGGGCGGGCTGGGAATTCTGGCCGGGGACCACCTGAAGTCGGCATCGGATCTGGGTGTGCCGTTGATCGCGGTCGGGCTCTACTACCGCTCCGGCTATTTCCGGCAAGCGCTGACCGCCGACGGCTGGCAACGGGAGACCTATCCCGCGCTGGACCCGCAGGGGCTGCCGTTGCGGCTGCTCGTCGAGGCCGACGGCACACCGGTGCTGATCGAGGTGGCCCTGCCCGGTGCCGGCCGGTTACGGGCCAGGGTGTGGGTGGCCCAGGTCGGCCGAGTGCCGTTGTTGCTGCTGGATTCCGACATCGGAGAGAACCCGCACCAGCTGCGGGGCATCACCGATCGGTTGTACGGCGGCGACCAGGAGCACCGAATCCGCCAGGAGATCCTGGCCGGGGTCGGCGGGGTGCGGGCGATCCGGGAGTTCACCCGGCTGCAGGGCATGCCCGCCCCTGAGGTGTTCCACATGAACGAGGGCCATGCCGGCTTCCTGGGCGTGGAGCGCATCCGCGAACTGATCGCCGAGCAGGGCCTGGATTTCGACACCGCTCTGACCGTGGTGCGCTCGGCGACTGTGTTCACCACCCACACACCGGTGCCGGCCGGAATCGACCGGTTCCCCACGGAGATGGTGCGCCGCTACTTCGATGACGGCGGTCAGGCTCTGGTCCCCGGGGTGCCCACCGAGCGGGTCATGGAACTGGGCGTCGAACACGATCCGGCCATGTTCAACATGGCCCATATGGGCCTGCGCCTGGCGCAGCGGGCCAACGGTGTCTCGCGGCTGCACGGTCGGGTGAGCCGGGCCATGTTCAACGACCTGTGGCCGGGTTTCGACGCCGACGAGGTGCCGATCGGCTCGATCACCAACGGGGTGCATGCGCCGAGTTGGGCGGCGCCGCCGTGGCTGCAGCTGAGCCGCGACGTGGGCGCCGCCGACTCCACCGCCTCGCCCGCGGCCTGGCAGCGCATTGCGCAGGTCGACCCGGTGGCGTTGTGGGCGATCCGCTCGCAACTGCGCGCCCTGCTGGTCGACGAAGTCCGGTTGCGGCTGTTGCAGTCCGGGCTGCAGCGCGGCTCCTCGGAGGCCGAACTGGGCTGGATCGCCACGGCGTTCGACCCCGACGTGCTGACCATCGGGTTCGCCCGCCGGGTGCCGACCTACAAGCGGTTGACGCTGATGCTGCGCGATCCCGAGCGGTTGGAGCGCCTGCTGCTCGACGAGCAGCGCCCGGTCCAGTTGATCGTCGCGGGCAAATCCCATCCGGCCGACGAAGGCGGCAAGGCGCTGATTCAGCAGGTGGTGCGCTTCGCCGACCGTCCGGAGGTGCGGCACCGGATCGCCTTCCTTCCCGACTACGACATGTCGATGGCACGGCGGCTGTACTCCGGATGCGATGTCTGGCTGAACAATCCGCTGCGGCCGCTGGAGGCCTGCGGCACCTCGGGGATGAAGAGCGCGCTCAACGGCGGCCTGAACCTGTCGATCCGCGACGGCTGGTGGGACGAGTGGTTCGACGGGGAGAACGGCTGGGCGATCCCCACCGCCGACGGCGTTGCCGATGAGAATCGTCGTGACGACCTGGAAGCCGCGGCACTCTACGACTTGCTGGCCACCTCGGTGGTGCCCAAGTTCTACGACCGCGATGAGCGCGGCGTGCCACCGCGCTGGATCGAGATGGTGCACCACACCCTGCAGACGCTGGGCCCCAAAGTGTTGGCAACGCGCATGGTGCAGGACTACGTGGAGCGGTGTTATGCGCCGGCGGCGTTGTCGGTGCGGCGCACCCGCGAGCCGATTGACGGCGTGTCCTACGGTGCGGCACGTCAACTGGCCGACTACCGGCGCCGGGCGGAGGCGGCCTGGCCGCACATCGAGATCACCGACGTCGACAGCACCGGCTTACCCGATGCGCCTTGGCTCGGTTCGGAATTGACGCTGACGGCCTCGGTGCGCCTGGCCGGACTTCGGCCCGACGAGGTGGTGGTGCAGGCGGTGCTCGGCCGGGTGGATTCCGGTGACACGCTGCTGGATCCGGTCAAAGTGGCGATGTCGCACTCGCATACCGGCGCCGACGGAACCGAGGTGTTCTCCACCACCAGCCGGCTGCCGGTCGCCGGGTCGGTGGGCTACACCGTACGGGTGTTGCCCAGCCACCCGCTGCTGTCCGGTGACGCCGAGCTGGGGCTGGTCACGCTGGCCTGA
- a CDS encoding neutral zinc metallopeptidase, producing the protein MIDGTPVSIFADPFRVGGLQAVDGPTGLRPDAPAPTREVRGTDGGRIDSLAAQSVSDLEAFWTTTYPNTFDGDFRSAKALVSWDPGQPRGKFCGNRTFLLVNAAYCYLDNTIGWDRRLLLPALRSAYGDMAIAMVLAHEYGHAIARTAGITKRRQTPTLVAEQQADCLAGVYLRWVAQGDSPRFTLSTGDGLNGVLAAMLALRDPLLNPGETIGNNEHGSAFERISAFQFGFTDGADSCAGIDAKEIEQRRGELPVQLQQNETGEVPVSEDSVRLVVDAMNIAFTPAQPPKLAFDAPAASPCPDARPSSPASYCPATNTIAIDLPALQAMGTPSKDQKLATLSGDNTAYSVLISRYLQRVQIEHGGLVLDNAAAALRTACLTGVATTLLSQGVTTSNGGRIALTAGDLDEAVAGLLTNGLAAGDVNGESVPAGFSRIDAYRTGVLGDFDHCLGRFP; encoded by the coding sequence ATGATCGACGGGACACCGGTGTCGATCTTCGCCGACCCGTTCCGGGTGGGGGGCCTGCAGGCCGTCGACGGCCCCACCGGCCTGCGCCCCGACGCTCCGGCGCCGACCCGGGAGGTCCGAGGCACCGACGGCGGTCGCATCGATTCGCTGGCCGCCCAGTCAGTCAGCGACCTCGAGGCGTTTTGGACCACCACCTACCCCAACACCTTCGACGGCGATTTCCGGTCCGCCAAGGCGCTGGTGTCGTGGGATCCCGGGCAACCACGCGGAAAGTTCTGCGGTAACCGGACTTTCCTGCTGGTCAACGCCGCCTACTGCTACCTGGACAACACCATCGGCTGGGATCGCCGGCTGCTGCTGCCCGCGCTGCGCAGCGCCTACGGCGACATGGCCATCGCCATGGTGCTGGCCCACGAGTACGGCCACGCGATCGCCCGGACGGCCGGGATCACCAAACGGCGCCAAACCCCGACCCTGGTGGCCGAGCAGCAGGCCGACTGCCTGGCCGGGGTCTATCTGCGGTGGGTGGCCCAGGGCGACTCCCCCCGCTTCACCTTGAGCACCGGCGACGGGCTCAACGGCGTGTTGGCCGCGATGCTCGCGCTGCGCGATCCGTTGCTGAATCCCGGCGAGACGATCGGCAACAACGAGCACGGCTCGGCTTTCGAGCGGATCTCGGCTTTTCAGTTCGGGTTCACCGACGGCGCCGATTCGTGTGCGGGCATTGACGCCAAGGAGATCGAGCAGCGGCGCGGCGAACTGCCTGTTCAGTTGCAACAGAACGAAACCGGCGAAGTGCCGGTCAGCGAGGATTCGGTGCGGCTGGTCGTTGACGCGATGAACATCGCCTTCACGCCGGCCCAGCCGCCCAAGCTGGCCTTCGACGCCCCGGCTGCATCGCCGTGCCCCGATGCGCGCCCAAGCTCACCGGCCTCGTACTGTCCGGCGACCAACACCATCGCGATCGACCTGCCCGCGCTGCAGGCCATGGGCACCCCCAGCAAGGACCAGAAGCTGGCGACGCTGTCCGGCGACAACACCGCCTATTCGGTGTTGATCTCGCGCTACCTGCAGCGGGTTCAGATCGAACACGGCGGGCTGGTGCTCGACAATGCCGCCGCCGCGCTGCGCACCGCGTGCCTTACCGGAGTGGCGACCACCCTGCTGTCGCAGGGCGTCACCACCTCCAATGGGGGCCGGATCGCGCTGACCGCGGGCGACCTCGACGAAGCCGTCGCCGGGTTGTTGACCAACGGCCTGGCGGCCGGCGACGTCAACGGCGAGTCGGTACCGGCCGGTTTCTCCCGCATCGACGCCTACCGCACCGGGGTGCTCGGCGATTTCGATCACTGCCTGGGCCGCTTCCCCTGA
- a CDS encoding P1 family peptidase has product MGSITDVAGIRVGHHQRIDDDATLGSGWATGVTVVLAPPGTVGAVDGRGGAPGTRETDLLDPANSVRWVDAVVLSGGSAYGLAAADGVMTWLEEQGRGVALDGGVVPIVPAAVIFDLPVGGWDRRPTAEFGYAAVAAAAGPQGDLPAVGSVGAGAGARAGVFKGGVGTASTTLELGDQVVTVGAIVVVNPTGEVIDATTGLPWSALLIEEFGLTAPPSEQLAILAGLEPKSLTLNTTIAVVATDAALSPAGCRRMAVAAQDGLARTIRPSHTPVDGDTVFALSTGTVEVPPLPGTPAALSPETGLITEVGAAAADCLARAVLGGLLSADPVAGIPTYRGTVPGAFADRSRDRSARGAQ; this is encoded by the coding sequence ATGGGTTCGATCACCGATGTCGCCGGCATCCGGGTGGGCCACCACCAGCGGATCGACGACGATGCGACGCTCGGAAGCGGTTGGGCCACCGGTGTCACCGTGGTCCTGGCGCCGCCCGGCACCGTCGGCGCGGTCGACGGTCGCGGTGGTGCACCCGGTACCCGCGAGACCGACTTGCTGGACCCGGCCAACAGCGTGCGCTGGGTGGACGCCGTTGTGCTCTCCGGGGGCAGCGCCTACGGGCTGGCGGCCGCCGACGGCGTGATGACCTGGCTGGAAGAACAGGGCCGTGGCGTGGCGCTGGACGGCGGCGTGGTGCCGATCGTGCCGGCCGCGGTCATCTTCGACCTCCCGGTCGGCGGCTGGGATCGGCGACCCACCGCGGAGTTCGGCTACGCCGCCGTGGCGGCGGCCGCCGGCCCCCAGGGCGACCTGCCGGCGGTGGGCAGTGTCGGCGCCGGAGCCGGTGCGCGTGCCGGGGTCTTCAAAGGTGGTGTGGGGACGGCCTCGACGACGCTGGAGCTCGGCGACCAGGTGGTCACCGTGGGCGCGATCGTGGTGGTGAACCCCACCGGTGAAGTCATCGACGCGACCACCGGGCTGCCCTGGTCGGCGCTGCTCATCGAGGAGTTCGGGCTGACGGCGCCGCCGTCCGAGCAGCTGGCCATCCTGGCTGGTCTGGAGCCCAAATCCCTGACGCTCAACACCACCATCGCCGTGGTGGCCACCGATGCCGCGCTGAGTCCGGCCGGTTGCCGCCGGATGGCCGTCGCCGCTCAAGACGGGCTGGCCCGCACCATCCGGCCCTCGCACACCCCAGTGGACGGGGACACCGTGTTCGCGCTGTCGACCGGAACCGTGGAGGTTCCGCCGCTGCCGGGAACACCGGCCGCCCTGTCTCCGGAGACCGGACTGATCACCGAGGTCGGCGCCGCCGCGGCGGACTGTCTGGCCCGAGCGGTGCTCGGTGGGCTGCTGTCGGCCGATCCGGTGGCCGGCATTCCCACCTACCGCGGCACGGTGCCGGGCGCATTCGCCGACCGGTCCCGCGACCGCAGCGCGCGGGGTGCGCAGTGA
- the clpS gene encoding ATP-dependent Clp protease adapter ClpS has product MATSAPTSAPVKPQGTGERRADPLEGTASPWVTIVWDDPVNLMTYVTYIFQKLFGYSEQHATKLMLQVHNEGKAVVSAGSRESMEVDVSKLHAAGLWATMQQDR; this is encoded by the coding sequence ATGGCCACGTCAGCACCGACGTCTGCCCCGGTGAAACCGCAGGGCACCGGGGAGCGGCGCGCCGACCCGCTCGAGGGGACGGCGTCCCCGTGGGTGACCATCGTCTGGGACGACCCGGTCAACCTGATGACGTATGTGACCTACATCTTCCAAAAGCTGTTCGGTTACAGCGAGCAGCACGCGACCAAGCTGATGTTGCAGGTGCACAACGAGGGCAAGGCCGTGGTGTCGGCGGGCAGCCGGGAGTCGATGGAGGTCGACGTGTCCAAACTGCATGCCGCCGGGCTGTGGGCGACCATGCAGCAGGACCGCTGA
- a CDS encoding nicotinate phosphoribosyltransferase, producing MDSSARCSGLLTDKYELTMLAAALRDGTAGRRTGFEMFTRRLPEVRRYGVVAGTDRFVQAVLDFSFDDAALSLLSEFLDPSTLQFLADFRFRGDIDGYPEGELHFAGSPVLTVQGSFAECVVLETLALSIFNHDTAIASAAARMVHAAAGRPLIEMGSRRTHEQAAVAAARAAYLAGFAGTSNLEAHRRFGLPVLGTSAHAFTLLHTGADGELEAFRSQVAVQGVGTTLLVDTYDVATGVANAVAAAGPDLGAVRIDSGELAVLAHQVRDQLDRLGATATKIVVSGDLDEYAIAALRAAPVDSYGVGTALVTGSGVPTAGFVYKLVEVDGRPVGKLSAGKQSQGGCKHAMRLARNGTVVEEVVYPAGRPPATDAPARGVTVPLVRGGEPVAETGPAALAAARERVTSGLHSLPWEGRKLGRGEPAIPTRVVAGGF from the coding sequence GTGGACTCCTCGGCCCGGTGCAGCGGGCTGCTCACCGACAAGTACGAGCTGACCATGCTCGCCGCGGCGCTGCGCGACGGCACGGCGGGTCGGCGGACCGGTTTTGAAATGTTCACCCGCCGACTGCCCGAGGTACGCCGCTACGGCGTGGTTGCCGGCACCGACCGGTTTGTGCAGGCTGTGCTGGACTTCTCCTTCGACGATGCCGCGCTGAGTCTGCTCTCGGAATTCCTGGATCCCTCGACGCTGCAGTTCCTGGCCGATTTCCGCTTCCGCGGCGACATCGACGGCTATCCCGAAGGTGAGCTGCACTTCGCCGGCTCGCCGGTGCTCACCGTGCAGGGCAGTTTCGCCGAGTGCGTCGTGCTGGAGACCCTGGCCCTGTCGATCTTCAACCACGACACCGCGATCGCCTCGGCGGCGGCCCGCATGGTCCACGCCGCCGCCGGGCGGCCGCTGATCGAGATGGGTTCGCGCCGCACCCACGAGCAGGCCGCCGTGGCCGCGGCACGCGCCGCCTACCTGGCGGGATTCGCCGGGACGTCCAATCTGGAGGCGCACCGCCGCTTCGGGTTGCCGGTGCTGGGCACCAGCGCCCACGCCTTCACACTGCTGCACACCGGAGCCGACGGCGAGCTTGAAGCGTTCCGGTCCCAGGTGGCCGTGCAGGGCGTCGGCACCACACTGCTGGTGGACACCTATGACGTCGCCACCGGGGTCGCCAACGCCGTGGCGGCGGCCGGACCGGACCTCGGTGCGGTCCGGATCGACTCCGGGGAGCTGGCGGTGCTGGCCCATCAGGTGCGCGACCAGCTGGACCGATTGGGCGCCACCGCAACCAAGATCGTCGTCTCCGGCGACCTCGACGAGTACGCCATCGCGGCGCTGCGGGCCGCGCCGGTGGACAGCTACGGCGTCGGCACCGCCCTGGTGACCGGTTCGGGCGTGCCGACCGCCGGCTTCGTCTACAAACTGGTCGAGGTCGACGGCAGACCCGTGGGCAAACTCAGTGCCGGCAAGCAGTCGCAGGGCGGATGCAAACACGCGATGCGCCTGGCGCGCAACGGCACCGTCGTCGAGGAGGTCGTCTACCCGGCTGGGCGCCCGCCCGCCACGGATGCACCGGCCCGGGGTGTGACGGTTCCGCTGGTACGCGGCGGCGAGCCGGTGGCCGAGACCGGTCCGGCGGCGCTGGCCGCGGCGCGCGAGCGCGTGACGTCCGGGCTGCACAGCCTGCCGTGGGAAGGCCGCAAGCTCGGCCGTGGTGAGCCGGCCATCCCGACGCGGGTGGTGGCCGGCGGCTTCTGA
- the aosR gene encoding oxidative stress transcriptional regulator AosR — MRNWKRVETADGPRFRSALALHEAGLLRNLIGSVLGMLDARESGSPPDELEQITGMRTGNTRPPADATTRRLLPDFYRPQGPGQDPAVDAESLNAALRSLHEPQIIDAKRAAAQQVLDTIPEQGGRLELTEDQANAWVAAVNDVRLALGTVLKIGPDGPEQLPAGDVAAAQLNVYQWLTVLQEFLVVALMGRPRR, encoded by the coding sequence GTGCGAAATTGGAAGCGGGTCGAAACCGCCGACGGGCCCCGCTTCCGTTCTGCGCTGGCCCTGCACGAGGCCGGGCTGCTGCGCAACCTGATCGGCTCGGTGCTGGGCATGCTCGACGCACGGGAGTCCGGCTCCCCGCCAGACGAACTCGAGCAGATCACCGGGATGCGAACCGGCAACACCCGCCCACCGGCAGACGCCACCACGCGCCGGCTGCTGCCGGACTTCTACCGCCCGCAAGGTCCCGGGCAGGATCCCGCGGTCGACGCCGAGAGCCTGAACGCGGCGCTGCGCAGCCTGCACGAGCCGCAGATCATCGACGCCAAACGTGCCGCGGCACAACAGGTGCTGGACACCATTCCCGAACAGGGCGGCCGCTTGGAGTTGACCGAAGACCAGGCGAACGCGTGGGTCGCCGCCGTCAACGACGTGCGGCTCGCGCTGGGCACCGTGCTCAAGATCGGTCCCGACGGCCCCGAGCAGTTGCCTGCCGGCGATGTGGCGGCCGCGCAGCTCAACGTGTACCAGTGGCTGACCGTGCTGCAGGAATTCCTGGTAGTCGCACTGATGGGAAGGCCCAGACGATGA
- a CDS encoding ATP-dependent DNA helicase — MADPSVSELLAAAVAALGGSERQGQVQMAEAVARAFETGEHLAVQAGTGTGKSLAYLVPAIARALADESPVVVSTATIALQRQLVDRDLPRLAGALEKVLPRRPTFALLKGRRNYLCLNKIHTGAADDQDEGPQAELFDPFAASALGRDVQRLTAWAEDTDTGDRDDLKPGVPERSWSQVSVSARECMGAVRCQYGTDCFAERARAVAAQADVVVTNHALLAIDAISDTTVLPEHRLLVIDEAHELADRVTSVATAELSATLLGVAVRRVARLVSPELVQRLDAASLTFGSAIHDATPGRMDHLDEELATYLAALRDAAGAARAAIDTAPADPKAAAARKESVAALTEISDTAARILTSFEPAIPDRYDVVWLSHEDNRGSVRAVLRVAPLSVAGLLRERLFARATTVLTSATLTVGGSFDAMAGDWGLRRGAEAQAARWRGLDVGSPFDHAKAGILYVAAHLPPPGRDGTGNDQQLEEITALITAAGGRTLGLFSSMRAARAAAESMRERLDTPVLCQGDDTTGALVEQFAEDAETSLFGTLSLWQGVDVPGPSLSLVLIDRIPFPRPDDPLLTARQRAITAHGGNGFMAVAANHAALLLAQGAGRLLRGIDDRGVVAVLDSRMATARYAGYLRASLPPFWATTDAGKVRLALQRLRGD; from the coding sequence ATGGCTGACCCGTCCGTATCCGAGTTGCTCGCCGCCGCGGTGGCCGCACTCGGCGGCAGTGAACGCCAGGGCCAGGTTCAGATGGCCGAGGCGGTGGCGCGCGCCTTCGAGACCGGCGAGCACCTGGCCGTGCAGGCCGGCACCGGCACCGGCAAGTCGCTGGCCTACCTGGTTCCGGCGATCGCCCGGGCGCTGGCCGACGAGAGCCCGGTCGTGGTGTCGACCGCGACCATCGCGCTGCAGCGCCAGCTCGTCGACAGGGACCTGCCGCGACTGGCCGGCGCCCTGGAGAAGGTGCTGCCCCGCCGGCCCACCTTCGCGCTGCTCAAAGGCCGACGGAATTACCTGTGCCTGAACAAGATCCATACCGGCGCAGCCGATGATCAAGACGAGGGTCCACAGGCCGAACTGTTCGATCCGTTTGCGGCAAGCGCCCTGGGCCGCGACGTGCAGCGACTGACCGCGTGGGCCGAAGACACCGACACCGGTGACCGCGACGACCTCAAACCCGGTGTACCGGAACGGTCCTGGTCGCAGGTCAGCGTCTCGGCCCGAGAATGCATGGGTGCGGTGCGCTGCCAATACGGCACCGACTGCTTCGCCGAGCGGGCTCGGGCGGTCGCCGCGCAGGCCGACGTCGTCGTCACCAACCACGCGCTGTTGGCCATCGACGCCATCTCCGACACCACAGTGCTGCCCGAGCACCGCCTGCTGGTGATCGACGAGGCACACGAGCTCGCCGACCGGGTGACATCGGTGGCCACCGCCGAGCTCAGCGCCACCCTGCTCGGCGTCGCGGTGCGCCGGGTGGCACGGCTGGTCTCCCCCGAACTGGTCCAGCGCCTCGACGCCGCATCGCTGACGTTCGGCTCGGCGATCCACGACGCCACACCCGGGCGGATGGATCATCTCGACGAGGAGCTGGCCACCTATCTGGCCGCGCTGCGGGATGCGGCCGGTGCGGCCCGCGCGGCCATCGACACCGCCCCCGCCGACCCCAAGGCCGCCGCCGCCCGCAAGGAATCCGTTGCGGCCCTGACCGAGATCTCCGATACCGCGGCCCGGATCCTGACCTCGTTCGAGCCGGCCATTCCCGACCGCTACGACGTGGTCTGGCTCAGCCATGAGGACAACCGCGGCTCGGTGCGCGCGGTGTTGCGGGTGGCGCCGCTGTCGGTGGCGGGCCTGCTGCGCGAGCGGTTGTTCGCCCGGGCGACGACGGTGTTGACCTCGGCGACGCTGACGGTCGGAGGTTCCTTCGACGCGATGGCCGGGGACTGGGGCCTGCGGCGCGGCGCGGAGGCTCAGGCGGCGCGCTGGCGCGGCCTGGACGTGGGTTCCCCGTTCGACCACGCCAAGGCGGGCATCCTCTACGTCGCCGCCCATCTGCCGCCGCCCGGGCGCGACGGCACCGGAAACGACCAGCAGCTCGAGGAGATCACCGCGCTGATCACCGCGGCCGGTGGCCGGACCCTGGGATTGTTCTCCTCGATGCGGGCGGCGCGGGCCGCTGCCGAGTCCATGCGCGAGCGCCTCGACACCCCGGTGCTGTGCCAGGGCGACGACACCACCGGCGCGCTGGTCGAACAGTTCGCCGAGGATGCCGAGACATCGCTGTTCGGCACGCTGTCGCTGTGGCAGGGCGTCGATGTGCCCGGACCGTCGCTGTCGCTGGTGCTCATCGACCGCATCCCGTTCCCGCGGCCCGATGACCCCCTGTTGACGGCCCGCCAGCGCGCGATCACCGCGCACGGCGGCAACGGTTTCATGGCGGTGGCCGCCAACCACGCCGCACTGCTGCTGGCCCAGGGCGCCGGCCGGCTGCTGCGCGGGATCGACGACCGCGGCGTGGTCGCGGTGCTGGACTCCCGGATGGCCACCGCCCGCTACGCCGGATACCTGCGGGCCTCGCTGCCGCCGTTCTGGGCCACCACCGATGCCGGCAAGGTGCGACTGGCGCTGCAGCGGCTGCGCGGCGATTAA
- a CDS encoding YdeI/OmpD-associated family protein, translated as MSGQLPGGAVHQLPADLQEGLLECPAAVTAWLDITPLARNEFICWVEDAKQQATRERRIRRTREELEEGKRRPCCWPGCKHRERNGK; from the coding sequence ATGAGCGGCCAATTGCCGGGCGGCGCGGTGCACCAACTTCCCGCAGACCTGCAGGAGGGCCTGCTGGAGTGCCCCGCCGCGGTGACCGCCTGGCTCGACATCACCCCGTTGGCGCGCAACGAGTTCATCTGCTGGGTCGAAGACGCCAAGCAGCAGGCGACCCGGGAGCGCCGCATCCGCCGCACCCGGGAGGAACTCGAGGAAGGCAAGCGGCGGCCCTGTTGTTGGCCCGGGTGCAAGCACCGGGAACGCAACGGCAAGTAG